Proteins encoded in a region of the Elaeis guineensis isolate ETL-2024a chromosome 7, EG11, whole genome shotgun sequence genome:
- the LOC140859423 gene encoding uncharacterized protein, translated as MRRRGRYAGVQFQFSQTEAGTSSSAQQPEASSAAQHSEPCPSSSAQHDPPVHQPDDEIHVQDGSGRVRPRRGPTVVRDVWQMREGERIVVECNQLGQPIKKAGCLLTSFLGTVARRPQLCPLGYAKWNDMLPTYKVELLRVIEVMN; from the exons atgcgtcgcaggggacgatatgctggtgtgcagtttcagttttcacagacagaggccggtacgtcttcttcagcacagcagcctgaggccagttcagctgcacagcattctgagccctgtccttcatcatcagcacagcacgatcctcctgttcatcagccagatgatgagatacacgtgcagg acggatccgggagagtacgccccagacgcggacccacagtagtacgagatgtgtggcagatgcgtgagggcgagaggattgttgtggagtgcaatcagctaggtcagccaattaagaaagctggctgcttattgacttcatttttggggactgttgctcggaggcctcagctatgtccgttgggctatgcaaaatggaatgacatgcttccaacgtacaaagttgagctcctccgagttatagaggtaatgaattga